CTCCAACActccttttctctctctaagaaaCTGCAGTTTGTTTTCTCTCACAACCAGTTAGTCACAAGATAAAATTACAGAAAGATGATCTGGTGTTATTGAATTCAAAAAAACAGTTGATGGCTTAAATAAGCCTTGCAAGAAAGATAAAACAGCCCACATTTTACACAACCTAAGAACGCGGTAAACAGTTTGAGAAATAACAGAACACTACCAACATGTCCCAAATAATAGGGATTATTAGTTTAACAAAATCCTAACAAATCATAACAACAAATCCTAACAAATCCATCCCGGAGAGGTGGTTTAGAGATACTGTAATTGCACCCTGAAACTCCCTCCCCTGCCTCAGTCACTCGTTATACATGGATTCAAAGAAGCAAAAGCAAGAAATTCAGGATCATTTTCCAAAACATCCATGATGTTCTCATCTAATGTCATCCATGCTTCAATTGCATTATTTCTTCCAACATCTTTCAGAATTATGAAATTTGAATCACTTGCACTATTTCTATTTGCCTCTCCAAAAATCCCAACCCAAACAGGTTTTCCATATCCAAAATCAATCTCACTAAAACCAAATGTATGCCAACTATAAAAGCTAAACACATCAGGATTTTCCATGGAAATCTCTCCAAGCTCATCAAGATGTTCTAAAATGGCAAGAGACCCTTTTTCACCTGAGAAACTCTTCAAATACTCACTGTTTACTTTTCCTACACCTTCCCTTACTAAACTCACCAATTCCTTCATCTCCATCTCCGTCTCATCCGGATTATACCTCGCAATCGTGGACCAAACAAGGTTTCCGATGGAATATCTCGACATTCGTGGCTTCATTAGTCTGCGAATATTCACAGCTTGAGACATAACAGAGGACCTTGGAGAACCTGATATGTTTTCACAAGCTTTCATTAAACATTTCCATATAAAAGCACTTAACGCCTCAACACGTGTCGTGTTCTCTACGTATTCGCTTCTTCCTTTGGCTCTCAGGGCGGATACTGCACTCTCGTTGAACACGAATCGCCTTGTCCTGAAAGCTTTTTTACTAAACCATAGGGTTTCCATCAATGATGTATAGCGAGAAGGCAATGATTTCTGCAGTGGAAACATCGGCTGTACGACTTTGTTATACGAACCCGAACCACACGAATTCGCTGCCCATGTTTTCATAAAAGAACTGCTTGTTATTCCATCATTGATTTTGTGTGAGAAACATATGCCAAGTGCAATCCCCCTGCAGTCGAAGATATTCACTTGCACAGCTAGCATTCCTAACGTTGGATCAAGTTGTTGTTGGCAGAATGGTTCATATGGAAGGAACATGTTGAACATTTCCATTGGAGGTTCTCGGATGAAATCAGACAAATTACCTTTTACTCGAGCTTCGAAATAAGGAACACCAGCATCGAATTGGTCGATAATAAGGTTGTTTTTCACTCTTCCTGATAAAGGGTAGTAGACATTTAGAGTGTTGGAGAGTGACAATTTTAGTTGAGTTGTAATTCGGGTGTTTTTCAGATGAAAATTCTTAATGTTGTAGAAGAAAATTAGAGGTGAATAAGTTGTTGGTGTAACCTGGTCTAAAAGGCTGAGATTGAAAGGTTTCAGATTATGAACATGTGAAGAAAATGGTGTTatgcgtgcacaacacaggcccatcccgacatgtgttttaattccacaaattaatgaggttgccgggactcgaaccctcgaccgtttggtcctcgaggctctgataccatgtcatggaaccgattgaactaaaagctcgaactgatagttTAGATCCAattatatatcttatattaatctccgacaatTGCATGCTTCAGATTTGTGGGATATTGTGGAATAAAAGATTACACAAATTTCTATATCAATACAAGCATAAGGAGCATCATGTGCTTCATTCTTTGACACTGAATCTGAGGAACTATCAGTATTATCAGCTCCACACTCAATTCCATATCAGCAAAATAAATTGATCAAGAGAGACATAGATGCATTAGCGAAAATTCATAAATATTGTTGCGATCTCAATTTTCCTAAGAATCATGAATGCCACCGAGATCAAATAAGTTTGTTGAGGGAttaatttcaaagaatggcAAGAATTCACAACATCAAATTGCAAACTTTTCATAAAGATTTTACTAACTTTGAAAAGAAAGATGGTGAAGGTATCAAATTCTACTTATAATGAGTTAATGAATCTGTGAATCAGCTTCAAGCATACAGAGAAGATATTTAAGATCAAAGAGTTATCCAAAACCCTTGATTATAGTGACTGCAAAATTGATTCAGTCGTCATTCATTGAAGTACTTGTACAATTGTCACACCCTGATGCCCTACAGGCACTAGGTGAGCTCGAGGGTAACTCGTTTCTCtacccttttttattttattttttctcattGGGTCGTCTGTTTTCGAACTTGAGTCGCCAACAATCGAATTAGTGGTCCGAACTATATggaggaatttttttttctctcgtCAATCACCAACTCATCACAAATctcaattttcaaccttgaaaattatgatttttggaGCATCATATTCAAAATGATATTGTGTGCTTCAAATTTGCTGGATATTGTGGAATACTGCAAATTTCTACATCAATAAAAAGGAAAGGAGCATCATCTGATTCATCATTTTTGCATGAATCATGAATACCAACATGACAAAGTACACTTGTTGAGAGATTAATTTCAAGGGACTACAAGAATTCACGACATCAAATTGCAAACTTTTGATAAAGATTTTACTAACTTTAAAATGAAGGATGGTGAAGGTATATCAAATTGTGCTCATAATGTGAGTTAATGAATTTGTGAATCTGCTTCAGATATTTCACATCAAAGAGGTATCCAAAAACAATTGATTATAGTGAATGcaaaattgattattgtgtaggtgaTAGGAATATGTAATAGACTTGATAACAAACTCGTCCTAATTAGGTATTGTATAGAATTAGGAAGCCTTGGACTAGAGTCACGTTGTATTTAGACTAGGATCCTACATTATAGCCGACTTCcctaatatgtatatatacgtGTGTTTACACTGTGAATAATATTCAGAAAGATTTCCCCCAATTCtatatggtatcagagtcaAAAACATCTAAACCCTAAAAACTGAAATTCATCCGATCAGAATTTTTTGTCgattctgattttttttctctccttCCCCTTTAGTCgaacttctccttctccttccaGTAAAGAAATTGTCGACCTAAAATCCCTTATTCTCCTCTCTTCCCAGTTCTTGTAATCGTTCTGATTACAATCTTCCTTTGAGACACCCAACACCGATTATTTCTTTGCCTCGTCAATCATGTCGTCTGGTTCGTCGGCCTCACCTAGTTCTCAGTCGACCAACTCTATTTCTTCTTCGAATTCCAGTTTAGTCACCTCGCCCTCCATTAACTCTTCTCATGTTGGTACAATCACCCATAGCTTGAACACTAAACTCGATTCAACCAATTTCTTTGTTTGGAAAGCTCAAATTGATTTAGTTCTGCGagcaaataaaattaaacatcATGTTATTGATGGTCCTCCTGCTCAAACGAGTGAAGGTTTTGATGCCTGGGAATCCATGGACCTTAAAATTCTTTCCTGGATATACTCTTCTGTATCTGAAACTATGCTCCCTCAATTGGTAGGTTCGGCAACGTCCAAGGAGACCTGGACCAAAATTCACGATATTTTTGCGCAGAGTTCTCAACCCATGCTTCGTCATATCCGTCAATAGATTCAGACCCTTCGTCGAAACTCAGACCCAATCACTGCTTACTTACAGCGTGCAAAAGCAATGTTTGACCAGTTATCAGTTCTACAAGAACCTATGCCAGAGAGTGAGTTCGTTGATTGTATTATGAATGGCTTAGGCCCGATGTACCGTCCTTTTTCTCGAGCTATTGATGCTCAACAGATTCCTATCAGCTATAATACTCTTTTCGGGCTGTTATTGAATGAAGAAGTTAATCTTAGCCGAGAATCGGTTTCCATGGATGTTATTGCACCAACTGCTCATTATGTAGCTCGTGGAGGAAATTCCTCTCGTAGTAGAGGACGTGGCAGGCAACTCCGAATTCGGATTAGACTCATCAGACTCAATCAGCTCTTGCTGATATCTCCACAGTTTTATGCTATAATTGCAAATGGCGTGGCCACTATGCCAACAAGTGTAGCTCACCCTCTTTCCCACGAGAGCAAAGGAATTCAAGGCCACAGGCACATCTAGCAGCATCTTCAGGCGGGCAACAATGGGTCATGGACACAGGCGCAACTCATAACCTTACCTCTGATTTGGAAAACCTCCAAACCCATTCTGAATATCAGGGTCCTAAACAGGTCACAATTGGTAATGGTTCTCAAATCCCTATTAAATCTGTTGGTTCATTTGTGTGTCAGCTCAATGGTAAAAAGATTGATTTTAGAGATGTTCTTTTTGTTCCTTCTGCATCTCAAAATCTTATTTTTGTATGTTCACTTACTGAATCTAATCACATTTCTATTGAATTCTTTTCTGATTATTTTGTTATTAAGGACTTGGCAACGAAGGAAACACTCCTTATGGGCCGGAGTAAAGATGGGCTTTATTATCTTCCAGTGACCTCTCCCTATCCAGTTCAGATCAATTTTGCAGCTCTTTCCACCTGGCATGCTCGTTTAGGTCATGCGGCCACTCCAGCAGTTAGGAAATTGGTGTCAGATAATGTTATTGTTTCTTCcaataataaaattcaaaacCTTTGTGATGCTTGTTGTTTAAGCAAAATTCATAAACTTCCTTTCATTAAATCTTCATTTGTTGCTACTCAACCGTTGGAATTGATTTGTTCGGATGTTTGGGGACCTGCGAAAATTGCTTCTATTGATGGTTATATTCATATTATGTGATATTCTTTGATCATTATACTAAGTATTCTTGGATTTACTTCCTTAAACATAAGTCCGAAGTGTATGATGTACTTGTTCAATTTCGCACTACTGTTGAGAAATTTTTTGGTTTGTCAATTAAAACTTTTCAGTCTGATTGGGGTGGAGAATTTTGTGCTTTGACAAAATACCTATCTAGTAATGGTATTGTTCAACGATCACCTTGTCCCTATACTCCGGAACAAAATGGTTGTGATGAGTGGAAGCATCGTCACATAGTTGAAACTGGGTTAGCCTTATTAAATCATGCGAAATTGCCAGCTGTTTTTTGGTCTTATGCTTTTGACACAGCTGTATATCTTATCAATCGGTTGTCGTCTTCGGTTCTTAATTATGCTATTCCTTATCAGTTACTTTTTGATAAAATGCCCGATTATGCACAATTACGTATCTTTGGTTGTCTGTGTTACCTTGGTTGCGTCCATACTCTCCTCATAAATTGTCTCCCCGCTCCGCTAAGTGTATTTTTCTGGGTTATAGTAAACTGCATAAGGGGTACAAGTGTTATGATCTTGTTTCACAAAAACATTATATCTCACGCCATGTACTCTTTGCTGAACAAGAGTTTCCTTTCGAGGTATTGGTGCTTAAAAATTCGCCTGTGACCCATGCTTCATCTCATGCCCTGCTTCCGACACCTGTGGTGACATTTCCTTTGCTCTCTCCCGGTGGTTCCTCTCAACATAGAGTAAATCTACTTTGCTGCCCGATTCTGGTCAGACCTCAGCAGACACTTCTACTGCTTCGTCAATGCATGAGCTGCATGGCTCCCCTCGGACTCCGAATGCTCCTATTCCTATGATGGCAGCTTCGCCATCACCGTCGGTTGCGGAATAGATACCGTCACTAAATCTGGGCGTGCGTTCAAACACGACATCAACCCCTACTTTGCCTGTCTCGGAAACTGTGGCAATGCACACTCCAGCAACCACTTCTAATTCATCACTGCCTATGTCTCCGCTGTTAAATGCTCTCCGTGATCCCGACAAACGCATGGTTACTCGGTCTCAGGTGGGGATGTTTAAACCTAAACTTTTGACTGCATCTACGAATATGGAGCCAACTACATATCTTCAAGCTTCCAAGAGTCCTCAGTGGCGTCAAGCCATGATTGATGAATATAATGCACTCATTCGAAATGGGACATGGACCCTTGTTTCCTTACCTCCTGGAGCTAATCTTATTGATAGTCGAGGGTTATTCAAAGTAAAAACGAAGGCGGATGGCACTGTTGAAAGGTATAAGGCTCGTTTGGTTGCTCGTGGGTATAATCAATGACCAGGAATTGATTACACCGGGACTTTTAGCCCTGTCGTCAAGCCAACTACTATTCGGCTCATTCTGTCTCTTGCAGTTTCCTTAGGATGGTCGATACTTCAGCTTGATGTTTCTAATGCCTTTTTGCATGGTGATCTCCATGAGGATGTTTATATAGCACAACCTTCGGGATTTATTGATCCTACTCAACCGAACAGTGTGTGCAAGCTTCAAAGATCACTCTATAGACTCAAACAGTCTCCTCGAATGTAGCATGAGAAACTCACATCCAAGCTTGTTTCTTTTGGATTTTGTGGATCCAAAACGGATAGCTCTCTCTACTTCTACATTCGCGGTAATGTTCGTGTTCATTGTCtcatttatgttgatgatttgcTATTGACAGGGAACTCGTCAACACTCATTCAGAAACTAGTCCAATTTCTTGAAAACACATTTGCTATTCGTAATTTGGGATCAGTACACTACTTTCTGGGCATAGAAGTTTCGGTTGTATCTGATGGTTTAGTACTTCATCAATCGAAGTATTCTAAATCTATTCTTGAGAGAGCTCGGATGACTGACTCTAAACCCGTGTTTAGTCCCACTAATCCATTAGAGAAGTTACAGTTAGGCAATGGTCCTGCGTTTGATGATCCGACTTTGTACTGGAGCATTGTTGGTGGTTTGCAATATTTGACATTCACACGTCCTGATTTGTCCTTTGCGGTCAATAAAGTATCTCAATTTATGCACACACCTACCGAGGTTTATTGGGGTGCGGTTAAACGCATTCTGCGTTATCTTAATGGAACGATGGATTATGGCTTGAGTTTGAAGAAAGGTCCTATTGGTCGATTATATTGTTTTTCTAATGCGGATTGGGGCGGTGACAAAGATGATCGGAAATCCACAAGTGGGTATGCAACATTTCTAGGGCCAAATCTCCTGTTTTGGATCTGGAAGAAACAAAGAACGGTATCTCGCTCCTCTACGGAGGTCGAGTATCGATCTATTGCAACAGCAACATCAGAATTGAGTTGGCTACAGATGCTAATGAAGGAAATTGGATTTGCGGTTCAACAACCTCATATCTTATAGTGTGA
The window above is part of the Euphorbia lathyris chromosome 3, ddEupLath1.1, whole genome shotgun sequence genome. Proteins encoded here:
- the LOC136222844 gene encoding stemmadenine O-acetyltransferase-like, with translation MGLCCARITPFSSHVHNLKPFNLSLLDQVTPTTYSPLIFFYNIKNFHLKNTRITTQLKLSLSNTLNVYYPLSGRVKNNLIIDQFDAGVPYFEARVKGNLSDFIREPPMEMFNMFLPYEPFCQQQLDPTLGMLAVQVNIFDCRGIALGICFSHKINDGITSSSFMKTWAANSCGSGSYNKVVQPMFPLQKSLPSRYTSLMETLWFSKKAFRTRRFVFNESAVSALRAKGRSEYVENTTRVEALSAFIWKCLMKACENISGSPRSSVMSQAVNIRRLMKPRMSRYSIGNLVWSTIARYNPDETEMEMKELVSLVREGVGKVNSEYLKSFSGEKGSLAILEHLDELGEISMENPDVFSFYSWHTFGFSEIDFGYGKPVWVGIFGEANRNSASDSNFIILKDVGRNNAIEAWMTLDENIMDVLENDPEFLAFASLNPCITSD